From a single Xyrauchen texanus isolate HMW12.3.18 chromosome 26, RBS_HiC_50CHRs, whole genome shotgun sequence genomic region:
- the LOC127619703 gene encoding lysine-specific histone demethylase 2, whose amino-acid sequence MQSDSASGGRCRGRKRSAAVGGLESSGRGRSSTPAAQSRRKAPEAEEEEDQSEKKFRKCEKSGCPATYPVCFASASERCAKNGYTSRWYHLSCGEHFCNECFDHYYRSHKDGYETFSAWKRVWTSNGKSEPSLKAFMADQQLPYWVQCTKADCGKWRQLSKETQLTAMLASSYRCGMKLNSVKTEGCDACSQPEDGRVAGVTDSWWHSMLILPPLFKESPASPFLSAYYPDCVGMSPSASSGNQRPEQRCAVQPRISGLSVYFQPFYQPSECGKALCVRPDMMELDELYEFPEFSRDPTMYLALRNLVLALWNRQCKEVLTQQTCAPHVIVRGLVRIRCVQELHRVLYFMTRKGLINTGALQVKRPLLPESHHNKVLVIGAGAAGLAAARQLQNFGMQVVVLEARERIGGRVWDDVSLGVTVGRGAQIVNGCVNNPMALMCEQLGLKMHTLGVRCELIQEGGRVTDLAVDKQMDFHFNAVLDAVSEWRKDKPQSQDAPLGEKIHEVYKAFLQESGLTFTDLEEKVLHFHLSNLEYACGSTLDQVSARSWDHNECFAQFSGDHTLFTDGYSSVLHNLAQGLDICLNTAVQRVEYSGDVVKVMSTSGSHWSAQKVLVTVPLALLQKNIIEFVPPLPDRKLKAIHSLGAGVIEKIALQFPYRFWDSKIQGADYFGHVPPCPEKRGLFSVFYDLCPQGEECVLMSVITGEALNIIRDLEDRQVVDLCMNIIRQLFHEQDVPDPVKYFVTHWSKDSWSQMSYSFVKTGGSGEAYDIIAEDVQGKLFFAGEATNRHFPQTVTGAYLSGVREASKITAL is encoded by the exons ATGCAGTCGGACTCAG CGAGTGGTGGGCGGTGTCGTGGGAGGAAGCGGTCAGCAGCAGTGGGCGGGCTGGAATCCAGTGGGCGGGGCCGGAGCAGTACACCTGCAGCACAG agcAGACGTAAAGCCCCTGAggctgaggaagaggaggatcaGTCTGAGAAGAAGTTCAGGAAGTGTGAGAAATCAGGATGTCCAGCGACTTATCCTGTGTGTTTCGCCAGTGCATctgaaag GTGTGCTAAAAACGGCTACACGTCTCGCTGGTATCACTTATCCTGCGGTGAACACTTCTGCAACGAGTGTTTTGATCATTACTACAGGAG TCATAAAGATGGGTACGAGACGTTCTCCGCATGGAAGAGGGTTTGGACCAGTAATGGCAAGAGTGAACCCAGTCTCAAAGCCTTCATGGCAGACCAGCAGCTGCCGTACTGG GTTCAGTGCACGAAGGCAGATTGTGGGAAATGGCGTCAGTTGAGTAAAGAGACGCAGTTAACAGCGATGCTCGCATCATCGTATCGCTGCGGGATGAAACTGAACAGCGTGAAA actgaagGATGTGATGCGTGTTCTCAACCAGAGGACGGG CGAGTGGCGGGTGTGACTGACAGCTGGTGGCACTCCATGTTGATTTTGCCACCATTGTTTAAGGAAAGTCCCGCCAGTCCATTTCTCTCTGCATATTACCCCGACTGTGTGGGCATGAGCCCCTCCGCCTCCTCTGGAAACCAGCGTCCTGAGCAGCGATGCGCCGTTCAGCCTCGCA tcTCTGGACTGTCTGTGTATTTTCAGCCATTCTATCAGCCCAGTGAGTGTGGTAAAGCGCTGTGTGTGCGGCCGGACATGATGGAGCTCGATGAACTGTACGAGTTCCCGGAATTCTCTCGAGATCCCACCATGTATCTGGCTCTGAGGAACCTGGTGCTAGCGCTCTGGAACCGACAGTGCAAG gagGTTTTGACGCAGCAGACATGCGCTCCTCATGTGATCGTCCGCGGCCTGGTGCGCATCCGCTGCGTGCAGGAACTACACAGAGTTCTGTACTTCATGACCCGGAAGGGCTTGATCAACACTGGAGCGTTGCAGGTCAAACGTCCGCTGCTGCCCGAATCCCACCATAAT AAGGTGTTGGTCATTGGTGCAGGTGCTGCAGGTCTAGCAGCAGCTCGTCAGCTGCAGAACTTTGGCatgcag GTGGTGGTTTTGGAGGCCAGAGAGCGAATCGGAGGGAGAGTTTGGGATGACGTGTCGTTGGGCGTGACTGTCGGTCGTGGAGCTCAGATTGTGAACGGCTGTGTGAATAATCCCATGGCTCTGATGTGTGAACAG tTGGGTTTGAAGATGCACACTCTGGGCGTGCGCTGTGAACTCATTCAGGAAGGTGGACGTGTCACTGATCTGGCCGTTGACAAGCAAATGGACTTCCATTTTAATGCCGTACTGGATGCTGTTTCTGAATGGAGGAAAGACAAACCACAGTCCCAGGATGCACCACTCGGGG AGAAGATCCACGAAGTATACAAGGCATTCCTGCAGGAGTCTGGACTGACCTTCACTGACCTGGAAGAAAAGGTTTTACATTTCCACCTCAGTAACCTGGAATACGCCTGCGGAAGCACATTAGACCAG GTTTCGGCGCGCTCGTGGGATCATAACGAATGTTTTGCGCAGTTTTCTGGTGATCACACACTGTTCACTGATGGATACTCGTCTGTCCTGCACAATCTGGCTCAGGGACTTGACATCTGCCTCAATACCGCG gttcaGCGTGTGGAGTATTCTGGAGATGTTGTGAAGGTCATGTCCACAAGTGGTTCTCACTGGAGCGCACAGAAG GTTCTGGTGACGGTCCCGTTGGCTCTGTTACAGAAGAACATCATTGAGTTTGTTCCTCCTCTGCCTGACAGGAAGCTGAAAGCCATTCACAGTCTGGGCGCTGGAGTCATtgagaaa ATCGCTCTACAGTTCCCGTATCGCTTCTGGGACAGTAAGATCCAGGGAGCCGATTATTTCGGGCACGTCCCGCCCTGTCCGGAGAAGAGGGGCCTGTTCAGTGTCTTCTATGATCTCTGTCCTCAA gGTGAGGAGTGTGTGCTGATGTCAGTGATCACAGGTGAAGCACTGAATATAATCCGAGATCTGGAAGATCGTCAGGTGGTGGATCTGTGTATGAACATCATCAGACAGCTGTTTCATGAACAG